From a single Labrenzia sp. PHM005 genomic region:
- a CDS encoding AraC family transcriptional regulator, with translation MPRNATIISGALNGLEDLLVQNGRDPAALGQQSGVPTNAWRNAQCEIPLFSFVEVFEQGASMLSQPNIGWRSGTYFDFQQLGDLGSAILSASTVGSALRTFERFLRFVQSESDMQLSVEDGVATLTYRILNPDIWPRRQDAEFTLSVLIELIRRGAGRAWQPDLICFEHTAIRPTGNCIDTAGSFCLFDCETNALSFPESVLSAPMPRDDLNRHQQALKNLTQSLTTKAWAQSLTARTRTAIYEGLGSGTADQETVARQLGLSRRSLHRHLKDEGARFSTLLDDCRFRVARHALVDTRQPLAQIACELDYSDQTAFERAFKRRTGMTPKRYRQSFGKVPS, from the coding sequence ATGCCGAGGAATGCCACCATAATCTCCGGAGCCTTGAACGGCCTCGAAGATCTGCTTGTCCAAAACGGCCGGGATCCGGCTGCCCTTGGACAACAAAGTGGTGTGCCGACCAATGCCTGGCGAAACGCGCAGTGCGAAATTCCACTCTTTTCATTTGTGGAAGTGTTCGAACAAGGGGCATCGATGCTCAGCCAGCCCAACATTGGCTGGAGATCAGGAACGTACTTTGACTTTCAACAGTTGGGCGATCTTGGAAGCGCCATTTTATCGGCATCGACGGTAGGCTCCGCGCTGCGTACCTTCGAGCGGTTTCTGCGGTTTGTCCAAAGTGAATCGGATATGCAGCTGAGCGTAGAAGACGGTGTTGCCACTCTAACCTATAGAATTCTCAATCCCGACATCTGGCCACGCCGGCAGGATGCGGAGTTCACTTTATCTGTCCTAATCGAACTCATCCGGCGTGGAGCCGGGAGGGCCTGGCAGCCGGATCTGATCTGCTTCGAACACACGGCCATCCGTCCAACCGGAAACTGTATTGATACTGCTGGCAGCTTTTGTCTTTTCGACTGTGAAACCAACGCGCTAAGTTTCCCGGAAAGCGTTCTCAGCGCACCAATGCCTCGGGATGACCTGAACCGCCATCAGCAAGCTTTGAAAAATCTGACACAAAGTCTGACGACCAAGGCTTGGGCGCAATCGTTGACGGCCCGGACGCGGACAGCAATTTACGAAGGCCTTGGCTCCGGAACGGCAGATCAGGAAACCGTAGCACGGCAACTCGGTCTTTCCCGCCGCAGTTTACACCGGCATCTCAAGGATGAAGGTGCAAGATTTTCGACGCTTCTGGATGATTGCCGGTTCCGGGTCGCCCGCCACGCTCTGGTGGATACACGGCAACCGCTCGCTCAAATCGCATGCGAACTCGACTACTCGGACCAGACAGCGTTCGAACGCGCCTTCAAACGGCGCACAGGCATGACGCCGAAGCGGTATCGCCAATCTTTTGGCAAGGTGCCAAGTTAA
- a CDS encoding nitrate reductase, translating to MAAHLEETTVKTTCPYCGVGCGVLATRKKDGSVSISGDPDHPSNFGRLCSKGSALGETLSLDDRLLVPEVAGQPMGWDAALDLVAEKFSEAVKKHGPDSVAFYVSGQILTEDYYVANKLMKGYIGSANIDTNSRLCMASSVAGHRRAFGSDTVPGTYEDLETCDLLVLVGSNLAWCHPVLFQRVEAAKAANPEMRVVVIDPRETATCAIADLHLALKPDTDVALFNGLLAFLSENGALDTGYIERHTQGFYTALAIAGKCEINRIADETGLPPQDIALFYTMVARTEKTATVYSQGVNQSVVGTDKVNAIINTHLATGRIGKSGMGPFSVTGQPNAMGGREVGGLANMLASHMALENADHRKLVQDFWQSPVIADRQGLKAVDLFKAVKDGKIKALWVMATSPVDSLPDADEVAAALEECPFVVVSEVTRNADMVAYADVLLPAAAWGEKDGTVTNSERRISRQKRFLDFPGEAKPDWWQLTEVAKRMGFEKGFSYTKPSEILREHADLSAYQNDGSRDFDIGALKTLSDEAYEEMAPVQWPLPYDRSQAKDRFFENGGYYTPNKLAQFIAVEAQPVRQTERRFPLALNTGRIRDQWHTMTRTGKTGRLTSHIAEPFAEIHPDDAQANGIAAADIVEVRSSYGKVLVRAQITDRVQKGAVFVPMHWTDQSSSKGRVDAVIAPKTDPVAGQPGLKFTPVAIRKVEMAWYGFAVLSEKPKDIPADYWALAPVDGGWRLEMAATAKLDLKALSLQLLGKTGDQPEGLSVIGSQAQAQRFAYWKDRHLQAAFYFSSEPVEVSRQWACSLLKDQEYSGEQRAPVLAGRPAGDRPDPGALVCACFGVGRNEITASAEAGAQTVQAIGACLNAGTNCGSCRSEIQTIIDEALQETRSTPDLAKTG from the coding sequence ATGGCCGCGCATCTGGAAGAAACAACGGTCAAAACCACCTGCCCCTACTGCGGGGTTGGATGCGGTGTCCTGGCAACCCGGAAAAAGGACGGATCAGTTTCGATCTCAGGTGACCCGGATCATCCGTCCAATTTTGGGCGGCTCTGTTCCAAAGGGTCGGCGCTGGGTGAAACGCTTTCCCTCGACGACCGGCTGCTGGTTCCTGAAGTCGCTGGCCAGCCGATGGGTTGGGATGCTGCACTCGACTTGGTCGCGGAAAAGTTCTCCGAGGCCGTAAAAAAACATGGTCCGGACAGCGTCGCTTTCTATGTCTCCGGCCAGATCCTGACGGAAGACTATTACGTCGCGAACAAGTTGATGAAGGGCTACATCGGCTCGGCCAACATCGATACAAACTCGCGACTTTGCATGGCGTCGTCTGTTGCCGGGCACCGGCGCGCCTTCGGCTCAGATACGGTTCCAGGAACCTATGAGGATCTAGAAACCTGTGATCTTCTGGTGCTGGTTGGGTCGAACCTCGCCTGGTGCCATCCGGTCTTGTTCCAGCGCGTGGAAGCGGCCAAGGCCGCTAACCCGGAGATGCGGGTTGTGGTCATTGATCCGCGGGAAACAGCAACCTGCGCCATTGCAGACCTGCACCTTGCCTTGAAACCGGACACGGATGTGGCGCTTTTCAACGGGTTACTTGCGTTCTTGTCCGAAAACGGAGCGCTCGATACCGGCTACATTGAACGGCACACACAAGGTTTCTACACAGCACTCGCAATTGCAGGAAAATGCGAGATCAACCGGATTGCGGATGAAACCGGGCTGCCGCCGCAGGATATTGCCCTGTTCTACACAATGGTTGCCCGGACCGAAAAAACGGCGACTGTTTACAGTCAGGGCGTAAACCAATCGGTTGTCGGCACCGACAAGGTCAACGCGATTATCAATACGCATCTGGCAACTGGCCGGATCGGCAAATCGGGCATGGGACCGTTCTCGGTCACAGGCCAGCCGAATGCTATGGGCGGACGGGAAGTTGGCGGCCTCGCCAACATGCTGGCCAGTCATATGGCTCTGGAAAATGCCGATCACCGGAAACTGGTTCAGGACTTCTGGCAAAGCCCAGTGATCGCCGACAGGCAAGGCCTGAAGGCGGTTGATCTCTTCAAGGCCGTCAAGGATGGCAAAATCAAAGCGCTCTGGGTGATGGCGACCAGCCCGGTCGACAGTCTGCCGGATGCCGATGAAGTCGCTGCAGCCTTGGAAGAATGTCCCTTTGTCGTCGTCTCCGAAGTAACGCGAAATGCCGACATGGTTGCCTATGCCGATGTGCTGCTACCTGCGGCAGCGTGGGGCGAAAAGGACGGAACGGTCACCAACTCCGAACGCCGGATCTCGCGGCAGAAACGTTTCCTGGATTTTCCGGGAGAAGCCAAGCCGGATTGGTGGCAGCTGACGGAAGTCGCCAAACGCATGGGATTTGAAAAGGGGTTTTCCTACACAAAACCTTCAGAAATTCTGCGCGAACACGCGGACCTGTCAGCATATCAAAACGACGGCAGCCGCGACTTTGATATCGGCGCATTGAAGACGTTATCGGATGAGGCCTATGAGGAGATGGCACCGGTTCAATGGCCACTGCCATATGACCGTTCCCAGGCAAAAGATAGGTTCTTTGAAAATGGCGGCTACTACACGCCAAACAAATTGGCTCAGTTTATTGCGGTTGAAGCACAGCCGGTCCGGCAAACCGAACGCCGGTTTCCGCTGGCTTTGAACACCGGCCGCATTCGCGATCAGTGGCACACGATGACACGGACAGGCAAAACTGGCCGCCTGACATCGCACATCGCCGAGCCGTTTGCTGAAATCCACCCGGACGATGCACAGGCCAATGGTATTGCGGCAGCCGATATCGTGGAGGTTCGCAGTTCCTACGGTAAAGTTCTGGTGCGCGCGCAAATCACGGATCGCGTGCAAAAGGGGGCCGTCTTTGTTCCCATGCATTGGACGGATCAATCGTCCTCCAAAGGACGGGTAGATGCGGTGATAGCACCTAAAACGGATCCGGTGGCGGGACAGCCGGGTTTGAAGTTCACGCCGGTTGCTATCCGCAAAGTCGAAATGGCTTGGTACGGGTTTGCGGTTTTGTCTGAAAAACCAAAAGACATTCCGGCAGATTACTGGGCACTGGCGCCGGTCGATGGCGGATGGCGGCTGGAAATGGCAGCTACAGCTAAATTGGATTTGAAAGCCCTTTCCCTCCAGCTGCTCGGTAAAACCGGCGATCAACCGGAGGGACTATCTGTTATCGGTTCTCAAGCGCAAGCGCAACGCTTTGCCTATTGGAAAGATCGGCATTTACAGGCGGCTTTTTACTTCAGCTCAGAACCGGTTGAGGTTTCGCGCCAGTGGGCCTGCAGTCTTTTGAAAGATCAAGAATACAGCGGAGAACAACGGGCCCCGGTTTTGGCCGGACGGCCGGCGGGCGACAGACCAGACCCGGGTGCGTTGGTCTGTGCCTGTTTCGGAGTTGGCCGCAATGAAATTACGGCATCCGCAGAGGCGGGTGCGCAAACAGTGCAAGCCATTGGTGCGTGTCTCAATGCCGGGACAAATTGTGGCTCCTGCCGGTCAGAAATCCAGACAATTATTGATGAAGCTCTGCAAGAAACACGGTCCACGCCTGACCTTGCCAAAACCGGTTAA
- the nirD gene encoding nitrite reductase small subunit NirD, with the protein MNAETRSWVEIGELADIPKEGARVVKTSAGCIAVFRTADDKVFAMDDRCPHKGGPLSQGIVHGTSVTCPLHNWVFDLATGLAKGADEGSVTVTATRVENGKVLLAADDLARRQAR; encoded by the coding sequence ATGAACGCGGAAACAAGAAGCTGGGTTGAAATCGGCGAATTGGCCGACATTCCCAAAGAAGGCGCCCGTGTCGTCAAAACCAGTGCCGGCTGCATAGCCGTCTTCCGTACCGCGGACGATAAAGTTTTCGCTATGGACGACCGCTGCCCGCACAAAGGCGGCCCCTTAAGCCAGGGCATCGTGCATGGCACTTCGGTAACATGCCCGCTGCACAACTGGGTCTTTGATTTGGCGACCGGCTTGGCCAAAGGCGCCGATGAAGGCTCGGTCACGGTCACGGCCACCCGCGTTGAGAACGGCAAGGTGCTGCTCGCGGCAGACGATCTTGCCCGCAGGCAGGCCCGTTAA
- the nirB gene encoding nitrite reductase large subunit NirB — protein MTKQKLVIVGNGMAPGRMLEYLFDKDKDAYDVAIFNAEPRVNYNRLMLSPVLSGEKTYEDIITHGDDWYAENGVTLHKSARVSEIDRDAKTVSSENGITESYDKLVIATGSSPFIIPLPGKDLEGVLTYRDLDDVDKMLDAAKGGGRAVVIGGGLLGLEAAAGLKMQGMEVTVLHLMPTLMERQLDPAAGYLLEEEFKSRGIDVLTKANSQEIVDDGTGKVKAIRLDDGTEIDASIIVMAVGIRPSADLAKSVGLETNRGILVGDDMRTSDPDVFSLGECVEHRGMCYGLVAPLYEMAEVIAGNLLGGSAEYTGSVTATKLKVTGVDLYSAGDFAEGKDREEIVLRDASSGVYKRLVLKDNTIIGAVLYGETSDGPWFFDLLKKKTDVSEMRETLIFGQAYQGGAPLDPTAAVAALPDDAEICGCNGVCKGKIVGAIKDQGLSTLDDVRAHTKASASCGTCTGLVEQLMQVTLGDAYNPAAVTPMCGCTHLGHDEVRRLIKSKELKTIPAVIQELEWTSSGGCAKCRPALNYYLVSDWPDEYADDYQSRFINERVHANIQKDGTYSVVPRMWGGMTTSSELRAIADVVDKFDIPAVKCTGGQRIDMLGVKKEDLPAVWEDLGKAGFVSGQAYAKGLRTVKTCVGSEWCRFGTQDSTGLGIKLEKFMWGSWTPAKLKLAVSGCPRNCAEATCKDIGVICVDSGYEIHFAGAAGLDIKGTEVLGLVKTEEDVLEHVCALTQMYREQGHYLERIYKWAKRIGVGEIRTQIMEDADKRRAYFDRFVFSQEFAQVDPWSERVSGKDKHEFKPMATLMAEAAE, from the coding sequence ATGACAAAACAAAAACTCGTCATCGTCGGCAACGGTATGGCACCCGGCAGAATGCTGGAATATCTGTTCGACAAGGATAAAGACGCCTACGACGTCGCCATTTTCAACGCCGAGCCTCGGGTCAATTACAACCGCTTGATGCTGTCGCCGGTGCTATCTGGCGAAAAGACCTATGAAGACATCATCACCCATGGAGATGACTGGTACGCAGAAAATGGCGTTACCCTTCATAAAAGCGCCCGGGTGTCCGAAATCGACCGGGACGCCAAAACCGTCTCGTCCGAAAACGGCATTACCGAGAGCTACGACAAGCTTGTGATTGCAACCGGGTCCAGCCCGTTCATCATTCCTTTGCCGGGTAAGGATCTGGAAGGGGTTCTGACTTACCGGGATCTCGATGATGTCGACAAGATGCTGGACGCAGCCAAAGGCGGCGGGCGCGCCGTTGTTATCGGCGGTGGTCTGCTGGGTCTCGAAGCTGCAGCCGGTCTCAAGATGCAAGGGATGGAGGTCACTGTCCTGCACCTGATGCCGACCCTGATGGAACGCCAGCTCGATCCGGCTGCCGGTTATCTTCTCGAAGAGGAATTCAAGAGCCGTGGCATTGACGTCCTGACCAAGGCAAACAGCCAGGAAATCGTCGATGATGGCACTGGCAAGGTCAAGGCGATCCGCCTGGACGACGGTACAGAAATCGACGCCAGCATTATTGTGATGGCGGTTGGCATCCGTCCATCTGCTGATCTGGCAAAGTCTGTTGGTCTTGAAACCAATCGGGGCATTCTGGTTGGCGACGATATGCGCACCAGCGATCCGGACGTCTTCTCGCTCGGGGAATGCGTCGAGCACCGCGGCATGTGTTACGGGCTTGTGGCACCGCTCTACGAAATGGCCGAGGTGATTGCCGGCAACTTGCTCGGCGGAAGCGCCGAATACACTGGCTCAGTTACGGCAACGAAGCTGAAGGTCACCGGTGTTGACCTTTATTCCGCCGGCGATTTTGCTGAGGGCAAGGACCGGGAAGAGATCGTTCTGCGCGATGCCTCTTCTGGTGTCTACAAACGCCTCGTCCTGAAAGACAACACAATCATCGGGGCCGTTCTTTACGGCGAAACCTCCGATGGTCCTTGGTTCTTTGATCTCTTGAAAAAGAAAACAGATGTTTCCGAAATGCGCGAGACACTGATTTTCGGCCAGGCGTATCAGGGGGGCGCCCCCCTGGACCCTACGGCGGCCGTTGCAGCCTTGCCGGATGATGCAGAAATCTGCGGCTGCAACGGCGTTTGTAAAGGAAAGATCGTTGGCGCGATCAAGGATCAAGGTCTGTCGACCCTTGATGATGTCCGCGCCCACACTAAGGCTTCCGCATCCTGCGGCACCTGTACCGGGCTTGTTGAGCAGTTGATGCAGGTCACACTGGGCGATGCCTATAATCCGGCTGCAGTAACACCAATGTGCGGCTGTACGCATCTCGGTCATGACGAAGTTCGCCGGTTGATCAAGTCGAAGGAACTGAAAACCATCCCAGCTGTCATTCAGGAGCTGGAATGGACCTCGTCCGGCGGCTGCGCAAAATGCCGTCCGGCCCTGAATTACTATCTCGTCTCGGACTGGCCGGATGAATACGCCGATGACTACCAATCCCGATTCATCAACGAACGGGTCCACGCGAACATCCAGAAGGACGGCACCTACTCTGTCGTTCCGCGCATGTGGGGCGGCATGACGACGTCGTCTGAACTGAGGGCCATTGCCGATGTTGTCGACAAATTCGACATCCCGGCGGTCAAATGCACCGGCGGTCAGCGGATCGATATGCTGGGTGTGAAAAAGGAAGATCTTCCAGCTGTGTGGGAGGACCTTGGCAAGGCCGGTTTCGTATCTGGTCAGGCCTACGCCAAGGGACTGCGCACGGTGAAAACGTGCGTCGGCTCCGAGTGGTGCCGCTTTGGCACCCAAGATTCCACCGGCCTCGGCATCAAGCTGGAAAAATTCATGTGGGGTTCCTGGACACCGGCCAAGCTCAAGCTTGCTGTTTCCGGGTGTCCTCGGAACTGCGCCGAAGCGACCTGCAAGGACATCGGCGTCATCTGTGTCGACAGCGGATATGAAATCCATTTTGCAGGAGCCGCCGGTCTCGACATCAAGGGGACCGAAGTTCTTGGACTGGTGAAAACCGAAGAGGATGTGCTGGAGCACGTCTGTGCTCTTACCCAGATGTACCGCGAGCAGGGGCATTATCTGGAACGCATTTACAAGTGGGCAAAGCGGATCGGTGTCGGCGAAATCCGTACCCAGATCATGGAGGATGCGGACAAACGCCGGGCGTATTTCGACCGCTTCGTCTTCTCGCAGGAGTTCGCACAGGTCGACCCATGGTCGGAACGTGTCTCCGGCAAGGACAAGCATGAATTCAAGCCAATGGCGACGTTGATGGCGGAGGCTGCGGAATGA
- a CDS encoding ABC transporter ATP-binding protein yields the protein MSFLEISSVSKSYGESTARTDVLENINLKVEDGEFIAIVGFSGTGKTTLISLLAGLIEPDQGGVIFKGKEIDGPSPDRGVVFQSYSLMPWLTVAGNVGLAVDSVFKKKSAAERKAIADKYIEMVGLGHAKDRKPSELSGGMRQRVAVARALAMQPELLLLDEPLSALDALTRSKLQDEFAAICEQEKKTIILITNDVDEAILLADRIIPLKPSSPATLGPEFKVPFGRPRDRGELNHNDEFIKLRAEVTEYLMEEGAARGSDLERDIILPNIVPITQRKKGKDALPVAYERASESINDNRYLEFSQLKKVYPTPKGPLTVVDGFELKMKKGEFITLIGHSGCGKSTVLSMVAGLNPITEGAIVLDGTHVTQAGPDRAVVFQAPSLMPWLTAYENVELGVDKVYPDASKVEKRDVIEYYLSKVGLADAMGKAAADLSNGMKQRVGIARAFALSPKLLLLDEPFGMLDSLTRWELQDVLMDVWKRTQVTAVCVTHDVDEAILLADRVVMMSNGPNARIGNIMDVDLPRPRSRKELLDHPDYYAYREELLDFLEAYEGGADPSEDQLKSIQEKRAARMARQKAAIEAAE from the coding sequence ATGTCCTTTTTGGAAATCTCCAGTGTCTCCAAGTCTTACGGTGAAAGTACCGCGCGGACCGACGTTCTGGAAAACATTAACCTGAAGGTCGAGGATGGTGAATTCATCGCTATCGTCGGTTTCTCGGGAACCGGCAAGACCACGTTGATCTCCCTGCTAGCCGGCTTGATTGAGCCGGATCAGGGCGGCGTGATCTTCAAAGGCAAAGAAATCGACGGTCCAAGCCCGGATCGAGGTGTCGTGTTCCAGTCCTATTCCCTGATGCCGTGGCTGACGGTTGCCGGAAACGTCGGTCTTGCCGTCGACAGTGTCTTCAAGAAAAAAAGCGCAGCTGAACGCAAGGCGATTGCTGACAAATACATCGAAATGGTTGGCCTTGGTCACGCAAAGGATCGCAAACCGTCCGAGCTTTCTGGCGGTATGCGCCAGCGCGTTGCCGTTGCCCGGGCGCTTGCCATGCAGCCGGAACTCTTGCTGCTCGATGAGCCGCTTTCGGCGCTGGATGCGTTGACCCGGTCCAAACTTCAGGACGAGTTCGCTGCGATTTGTGAGCAGGAAAAGAAGACCATCATCCTCATCACCAACGATGTGGATGAGGCAATCCTTCTCGCAGACCGTATCATTCCGTTGAAACCAAGTTCTCCGGCCACGCTTGGCCCTGAGTTCAAGGTTCCCTTCGGCCGGCCGCGGGATCGCGGTGAACTCAACCACAATGATGAGTTCATCAAGCTTAGGGCAGAAGTCACCGAATACCTAATGGAAGAAGGGGCCGCGCGAGGTTCCGACTTGGAGCGGGATATCATCCTGCCCAACATTGTTCCGATCACTCAGCGGAAAAAGGGCAAGGATGCACTTCCCGTTGCATATGAGCGGGCGTCAGAATCCATCAACGACAACCGCTATTTGGAGTTTTCCCAGCTCAAGAAGGTCTATCCGACGCCAAAAGGGCCGCTGACAGTGGTCGATGGGTTTGAGCTGAAAATGAAAAAGGGTGAGTTCATCACCCTGATCGGGCACTCCGGTTGCGGCAAGTCGACGGTTCTGTCCATGGTAGCCGGTCTTAATCCGATCACCGAAGGCGCGATCGTTCTGGACGGGACCCACGTCACTCAGGCCGGACCGGACCGCGCTGTTGTGTTTCAGGCGCCCAGCCTGATGCCGTGGCTGACGGCCTATGAGAATGTCGAACTCGGTGTCGACAAGGTCTATCCGGATGCTTCCAAGGTCGAGAAACGGGACGTTATCGAATACTACCTGAGTAAGGTTGGCCTTGCCGATGCGATGGGCAAGGCGGCAGCTGATCTTTCCAACGGCATGAAGCAGCGTGTCGGCATTGCGCGGGCCTTTGCGCTGTCACCGAAGCTTCTCTTGCTCGATGAGCCGTTCGGCATGCTCGACAGTCTGACCCGTTGGGAGCTGCAGGACGTTCTGATGGACGTCTGGAAACGCACCCAGGTAACGGCCGTTTGTGTCACGCATGACGTTGATGAAGCCATCTTGCTCGCCGACCGAGTCGTGATGATGTCCAACGGACCGAACGCGCGGATCGGCAACATCATGGACGTCGACCTGCCGCGCCCGCGTTCCCGCAAAGAACTGCTGGATCACCCTGATTACTACGCCTACCGCGAAGAGCTTCTGGACTTCCTGGAAGCCTATGAGGGCGGCGCTGATCCAAGCGAAGACCAACTAAAATCCATCCAGGAAAAACGTGCTGCCCGCATGGCCCGCCAAAAGGCAGCCATCGAAGCGGCTGAATGA
- a CDS encoding ABC transporter permease, whose translation MANADSAGTPDLARAARKAKLFTWINKAGGWLDALGFSWLVPLLKIAAGDSPKEQMSELKRVLVIPLLGIFAFLALWAFFAPQVQTSLGAVPGPAQVWEQTINLWNDHVREREKAAAFYERQDKRNAKYEAEGKTDKIKHRTYTGKPTYIDQIGTSLKTVGLGFLIATVIAVPLGIASGLSRSFNGAINPLIQIFKPVSPLAWLPIVTMIVSATYADPYSWLSKSLLVSAVTVTLCSMWPTLINTALGVASVDKDLMNVGRVLQLPTWKTVTKLVLPSSLPLIFTGLRLSLGVGWMVLIAAEMLAQNPGLGKFVWDEFQNGSSQSLAKIMVAVLTIGVIGFALDRLMFALQRAFTFSANR comes from the coding sequence ATGGCGAATGCCGATTCCGCCGGCACTCCGGATCTCGCCCGGGCCGCACGCAAAGCAAAACTTTTTACTTGGATCAACAAGGCTGGCGGCTGGCTGGATGCACTTGGCTTTTCCTGGCTGGTCCCGCTTCTAAAAATTGCAGCAGGCGACAGCCCGAAGGAGCAGATGAGCGAACTCAAGCGCGTGCTTGTGATCCCGTTGCTTGGAATTTTCGCCTTCCTCGCACTATGGGCGTTCTTTGCTCCCCAAGTTCAAACCTCACTTGGTGCTGTTCCAGGACCGGCTCAGGTCTGGGAGCAAACCATCAATCTTTGGAACGATCACGTTCGCGAACGCGAAAAGGCCGCCGCTTTCTATGAGCGTCAGGACAAACGCAATGCGAAATACGAAGCCGAAGGTAAAACCGACAAGATCAAGCACCGCACGTACACAGGAAAGCCTACCTATATCGATCAGATTGGTACGTCCTTGAAGACCGTCGGTCTCGGTTTTCTGATTGCAACAGTCATTGCAGTACCGCTTGGCATCGCCTCCGGACTGTCCCGGTCATTCAACGGCGCGATCAACCCTCTTATTCAGATTTTCAAACCGGTGTCACCGCTCGCCTGGCTGCCGATCGTAACGATGATCGTCTCGGCCACCTATGCTGATCCCTATAGCTGGCTCTCCAAATCGCTGCTGGTTTCGGCCGTCACCGTGACGCTCTGTTCCATGTGGCCGACATTGATCAACACCGCGCTGGGTGTTGCCTCTGTCGACAAGGATCTGATGAACGTTGGCCGCGTCTTGCAACTGCCGACCTGGAAGACTGTAACCAAGCTGGTTCTGCCGTCGTCTCTGCCGCTGATCTTCACTGGTCTCCGCCTGTCGCTGGGTGTGGGCTGGATGGTTCTGATTGCCGCGGAAATGCTGGCGCAGAACCCGGGTCTCGGCAAATTCGTCTGGGACGAATTCCAGAACGGTTCTTCCCAATCGCTCGCCAAAATCATGGTTGCTGTTCTGACCATCGGTGTCATCGGCTTTGCCCTTGACCGCCTGATGTTTGCCCTGCAGCGCGCCTTCACATTCTCGGCGAACCGGTAA
- a CDS encoding CmpA/NrtA family ABC transporter substrate-binding protein produces MAATAIVPATPALAEMLDVEKDELTFGFIKLTDMAPLAVAYELGYFEEEGLFVTLEPQANWKVLLDRVITGELDGAHMLAGQPIAATIGFGTKAHIVTPFSMDLNGNGITVSNEIWEMMKPHIEYQDDGKPAHPIKASALKPVVDQFIDEGKPFNMGMVFPVSTHNYELRYWLASGDIHPGFYSETDISGQIQADALLSVTPPPQMPATLEAGTIYGYCVGEPWNQAAVFKGIGVPVVTDYEIWKNNPEKVFGLTKEFTEEYPNTTLALTKALIRAAKWLDENNNANRMEAVEILSRSEYVGADAEVIANSMTGTFEYEKGDKRDVPDFNVFYRYFATYPYYSDAVWYLTQMRRWGQIGEHKPDSWYDEVAKSVYQPDIYLKAARMLVEEGHVAEADFPWDTDGYRAPTPAGDIIDGIPYDGKQPNAYIDSLPIGLKGKQVVDGNEVVGG; encoded by the coding sequence ATGGCGGCAACCGCTATCGTTCCGGCAACACCTGCGCTGGCGGAAATGCTGGACGTCGAAAAGGACGAGCTGACATTCGGCTTCATCAAACTGACCGACATGGCCCCGCTCGCTGTTGCCTATGAGCTGGGCTACTTCGAGGAAGAAGGGCTGTTCGTAACGCTAGAGCCTCAAGCGAATTGGAAAGTCTTGCTCGATCGCGTGATCACCGGCGAACTGGACGGCGCGCATATGCTTGCGGGCCAGCCGATTGCGGCAACCATCGGTTTTGGTACCAAGGCCCATATTGTCACACCATTTTCCATGGATCTGAACGGCAATGGCATTACCGTTTCCAACGAGATCTGGGAAATGATGAAGCCGCACATCGAATATCAGGACGACGGCAAACCGGCACACCCGATCAAGGCCTCTGCTCTGAAGCCTGTCGTCGACCAGTTTATCGACGAAGGCAAGCCGTTCAACATGGGAATGGTTTTTCCTGTCTCCACCCATAACTACGAGCTGCGCTATTGGCTCGCATCCGGCGATATCCATCCTGGGTTCTATTCGGAAACAGACATTTCCGGTCAAATCCAGGCAGATGCGCTTCTGTCCGTAACCCCACCGCCTCAAATGCCGGCGACTCTCGAAGCCGGCACCATCTATGGCTACTGCGTAGGCGAGCCGTGGAATCAGGCCGCGGTTTTCAAGGGCATCGGCGTTCCGGTCGTAACCGACTATGAAATCTGGAAAAACAACCCGGAAAAAGTCTTCGGCCTGACCAAGGAGTTCACTGAAGAGTATCCGAACACCACGCTGGCGCTGACCAAGGCTTTGATCCGCGCCGCCAAGTGGCTTGATGAGAACAACAACGCCAACCGCATGGAAGCCGTTGAGATCCTGTCTCGCTCTGAATATGTCGGTGCGGATGCGGAAGTGATCGCAAACTCCATGACCGGCACCTTCGAATACGAGAAGGGCGACAAGCGCGATGTTCCGGACTTCAACGTCTTCTACCGCTATTTCGCGACGTACCCGTATTACTCCGACGCTGTCTGGTATCTGACCCAGATGCGCCGGTGGGGTCAGATCGGCGAACATAAGCCAGACAGCTGGTACGACGAAGTCGCAAAATCCGTCTATCAGCCGGATATCTACCTGAAGGCCGCGCGCATGCTGGTGGAAGAAGGTCATGTCGCCGAAGCCGACTTCCCTTGGGACACCGATGGGTACCGCGCGCCAACCCCGGCCGGCGACATCATTGACGGCATTCCTTACGACGGAAAACAGCCGAATGCCTACATCGACAGCCTGCCGATCGGCCTGAAAGGCAAGCAGGTCGTGGACGGCAACGAAGTGGTTGGCGGCTAA